gcggatcacaaggtcaggagatcgagaccatcctggctaacatggtgaaaccccgtctctactaaaaaatacaaaaaattagccgggtttggtggcgggtgcctgtagtcccagctactcgggaggctgaagcaggagaatggtgtgaacccgggaggcagagcttgcagtgacctgagattgcaccactgcactccagcctgggagacagagagatactctgtcaccaaaaaaaaaaaaagtttccctcACCCACACCCACCTTCTCTCTTGCCCACTGGCAGTTAATCCCCACTCCCATCTCCAGCCCTAAGCAATACTGCTGTGATATTCCAGCTCCATAAATTTCCTGCTTATTTAATAGAaatggacatatatatatatatatttatatatatttggaacCTGACTTCCTTTAGCACACTATGTTTGAAGTCAATTGATGCTTTAGCACGTGCTGGTAGTGTGTTTTCCTTCAGAGTCTGCTGCGTTTATTCATACAGAtagtgtttattcatttatcagttaatggacatttaattgtttttgttttttgctatgaTGAGTAATGTAGCTTTGAGCATTCATATACAGTCATGTaatgcataatgacattttggtcaaaatagatattttttttgagatccaggctggagtgcagaagcacaatctcggctcactggaacctccgcctcccagggttaaGCACTTCTCatgccccaacctcccaagtagctgggacacccaacatatgccaccacactcggataatttttgtattttcagtagagacagggttttgctgtgttggtcaggctcgtctcaaactcctagcctcagttgatccacccacctccgcctcccaaagtgctgggattataggcatgagccgccgcacccagtctaaattttttaagaaacaagagAACTGTATTCTAAATTAGCTTTGCCAATTTATATTCCTACAATGATGCATAGCACTAATTTCACTGCACAATGTATGGTAGGCCCCAATATGTAAGAAATGGTGAAAGTAACACATAAAGATTAGTATAGAACAAATAAGATTATCATTGTCGCTATCATCTTTGTCAAATTCTCCAAGCAATCTAAATATGCTTGGCAACATAGCTGAAAAAAGCATTATCAGTTACATTTATCAGTAACAAAGATATACATTTGAAGGGGAAAAACACTTGTACTAACAACACAAGGTCAGAATTAACATACAAATTCTCCTGGTCACTTTGGAATATTTAATTGCCCGAAGAAGTGTTTTGTAGACAAATGCTCTACGGAGCACCTGAGGTAGGGGGAATCAACAAAACTCGGGTTTTAAAAGTTACCTGGCTTTACGGCATGAAATTTTGTTGGAGGACACACACCTTGTGTGAGCGAGGTGCCTCAGTGTGTGTGGACGTGTTGGAGGTACAGCATAATGGTGGCTTCCTCCAGAAAGGGACATTTGGGGTGGATTCATTCCATCTAGACAACACAGCCTGATGTGGCATGCACATGAATGGAGGTGAAATGGACAGCAGCTGAGAGGATCAGTCCTGACAAAGCCAAGGTGAAAAACCTGGGAACCCCTCCAGGTGCAAAGACTTCAGTTGAAAAAGGAGGTGGCCCCAGAAAATACTGAGATGGATCAGTAATGCACAGGAGACAGAGTTCTTGGCCCTGCAGAGTGAGTAGTGTGGATTCTCAAGTTTTCTCCTCTCTCCATTGATTTCTCTCCCAATGCAGACGACTTCCATCATACAGTCTTCAGCAACCTTGAAAGATTGGATGAGCTTTGGCCCAGTCTTGAAAGTAAAGGAAGGCAGCTAGCAAGACTGGCATCTGGGCTTGGCTGTGCATGTTTTCTATTGTGGggaaatatatataacagaataCTTATAATTTGAACCTTTTAACCAAAGTGTGCACATGGTGACATTCAAAATATTCACAGTGTTGCATAACTAATACCACTATCTACACCCAAAATTTTGATGATTTCTAACAAAACCGTGTCCACAGTAAGCAATACAGCACCTTCCCCCTATATCCAGGCCATGGTGATTCCTATCCCACTTTCTCTTGTATGAATTTGATTATTCTAGGCACTACATATAAGTACAATTATACACTAtattccttttgtgtctggcttatttccctaagcataatgttttcaatgtCCACCCATGTTGTATCATCTATCAAAATTGTGTTCCTTTTCTACAGATGGATGATGTACCATTGCATGTAGACAACCTTGCTTTTAttacattcatttgttcattgatgGTTggattatttttaccttttggcTCCTGTGAAAAGTGATGCTATAAACAttggtatacaaatatctctttgatttctgttttctattctttggggtatatacctaagagtagaGTTCCTGGGCCCAGCAGGAGTTCTGTATTTAACTTTCTGAGGCACTGCagactgtttttcacagtggctgcaaCTTTATCCATTTCTATCACTAATGCATCAGGGTTACAATTTATTTACATCTTTGTCCacacttattttcctttaaatcatCCTAGTAGGTGTATATTGGTGTCTActtgtgtttttcatttgcatttccctaatgactaatgatgctgagcagcTTTTCCTGTGCTACTATCAGTGGGTGTATCTTCTTTAGGGAAATAtgtgttcaagtcttttgcccatttttaaaaagttgtctgatttttatttagtttgttgttgtacatttttgaatatattttatatatatttaaaatatattctaaattttaGTCTCTTACAAGGtaaatgatttacaaatatttcaccCTTTGTATAGAACTTTAGATTCACaaacttcattaatttttataaaatccttACCAATTGACCCCAAACAGATAAGACTGAAGCACTATTTTAGGAATAGTTGAAAGTATTATCACCCCAAAACATAGTCATAATCAAATCCTGCAAGCTACACGTAAGGCACAATGACAAATAAGGCAGCAAAGGGCCATCTGGTGATTCGTTCACCACACTTGTTGCAACTGTTTGTGCTGCAGTTAAAACATACCAGCATTCAACCCATGTCTCCTCTCTTGAAGCAAACTGTCCTATGTTGGCTGGCCTGAACAAGCATAGATAGTCTCCATACTCAATTAATATGCATGCATGACAAAGAAAAGGAGGCTTGGATGAAAAATTACTGTGTGATTAATAATCATGCTTTAATTAATTTTCAAGGATATAATCTCAGTGTTTCTAATTCTCCTATCAGCAGTTATAACAAAGGATTAGTGAATAAATACAATAGACTGTTTTGCCTAGAATTGAATCCAGTCTGTCTATTAAACTTTGCTTTTATTCAAATGCAAAATGCTAAAACACATCATAACTGCAGTGACAGCCACTGTGGATCCACAGAGGTAAAAATGGTCTTGGGACATAAATCCTACAAGCTATTATTGTTTTACGGGGTTTAGGAAACCATTTAACTGGGTTTCAAATTCACAGTGTAAGCAGTGGGACTCTCATCAAACTATAGCGTGTGCTTCAGTACCATTTGTAGACTGACTCATTCCAGTTGCCTTAACTTGCGATCAGCAAAATGCCAAGGACTCCATTTCTTGCTCCTCGGCTCCTTGTTCTTGCCTGTCTTTCCACAAGGGAAGATTTCCTAGCAGGAGCTCAAGCTGTGCTTTTAATGAAACACTTACACACACACTGTCCTGTTGTCCACATTAAGCAGAGCTCCCTGAATAACTCATGAACAAAAACATCTATGACTAACCATTGCTCTGTGTCCTCCTAGCCTCTGAGGAGTCCCCAGCTCACAAGGAgggaggagatggagagaggCCAGTCGACATGAGGGTAAGGTTGTTTTGCATTCCCTGAAATAGAAATGTTCCTTtcttggcatctttttttttcaactgacTTTACATGTGAAAAAATGACAATGTACATTACAGGTATTAAATGCAGTTTTCTGAGGGGATGGAAGAAGTGACTCTTAGCAACTGATACATAATCCAAAATGTCATTTACCTATGACGGCTGCAGGTTGTAGACTGTATCCTTGGGGTTCTTGTCTTTGGAAGAAAAGTCTTCTCCTTGGATTCAGCATTTTGCACTTGCCAACCTATGTGGATCTGAGAGATCCACCATCCAGAAGCTGATATCTTTTCCAGTGTGTATCCTACCCTTGTTTGGGGGGACTTGAAGTTGACTACACTTTCTGATCAAGTTTTCAATATTCATTGAGAGAAACAGCCTTGTGCAAACAATCCACAACACGACGTACCCCTCATAAAGCTTTGTTTCTGTATTGCAGGTGGTGCAGGCGGCCCCTCTGGGGTGTGACTCTAGTAAGTATTCTGGAATTATTTACTGAGCAAACAATCTGGATGGCAAGAAAAGTGTGGCATTCTTGCAGGTTTCAATGTGAAGAGCCACCCTGATCCTGGGATTGGGATAGGAATAAGCATAGTggaagtgtttttaaaaacctgaattcCCCAGGGAAATATTATGGCCAATTTTTGAGGAAGCAGCTGTGCTCCCTTTTGGGTGGTGCTGACTTGGGTGCTCGAGGATTCGTGGTGTCTCGTGTGAGGCTGCATCatgtggtgtgagtgtgtgtgtttctgtacaGATGAGGCTGTGTGTTTTCTCAGGAGAGATTTCCCATTTATACAGCCCAATCGCAGGTGtccacttctaaaaataaaatccaagccCCACCCACTCTCTCTGTACAGTGGCTCCTCCACCCTCACCAGAGCCATCCTTGGGTCTGGCTTATTATCCCCACTGCTCAGGTGGAGAACCTGAAGGGCCAAGGGGGTGGCCCCAGCTCCCGAGTTCCtgaatgaaaaagtgaaaacacGAACCCAGGAGTGTGGGCCTGTGCTGACGCTGACATGCACTTAGTCATGGGGTGTTCGCCACCACTCAGGGAGTCCAGCATTCATGTATAAGCCCTAAAGCACCGAGCCTAAGAGGTCCCAGATACTGCCCATCATCATAAAGTGGCCTCCGTGGTCACACAACCCAGGACGGTTCTAGGCACAGCTCCCCACGGGCCGGCATAGTCATCAGTGTGTCAAAAGCACAAAGATCCCCGGGGTTTGGCTCAGCTCACAGatcctgtttttgttgttgttgttgttgttgttgttgttgctgttgttgtttttaacttttaagttcaggggtacatgtgcaggatgtgcaggtttgctacgtATGTAAATATGTGTCATGTAGaatttattgtacagattattacATCACCCATATAATAAGCCTAatatcagttatttttcctgatcctccccctcctcccacctaccaccctccagtaggccccacACTCACAAATTCTGAGAGGAGTGGGGGACCACGCAGGCCAGTGCGGCCCACTTCAGTTGTGAAGTTAATTTGCTCAGCAACTTAACAAAGCCTATAAGGATGGGTGATGTATTTTAGTAGATTTAGTAATACTATCTTCCCAGGCCCTAAAATGCTCAAATCCTGCCAACGGAAAATGGTGAGGAGGGACAGATAGGAACTCTGTGCAGCACTTGGTTATTAGCCTGGCTTCCGTCCCCTAGTGGCAACTCTCTTGTGCATGTGGGTTAAACCAAACCACTCACTCCTCAAGAGTGAGGAGCCATCTCACTGTTGACTGGCTAGTGCAGTGTATGGCCGCCAGCCCAACTGAAacaaaatattgctttaaaacaAGTGTAAATCTCACACAACAGGCGAATGCAGAAGCAGCATGTCTTGCAAGTTGCAAAGAAGACAGTCGCAATGTCGCTGGACTTCAACCTGGGTAGAAGACATGAGGGAACTCTGTCACTGAATCACGGCAGAGATCAAGGCCACTTGTAGACTATTTTGTGTTATAGAAGGTGGCCTTTAGCTACTAAGCAAAGGCctctgtttctcatttctttcctgtTCATCTTCTCGGTCATCCTTCTTCCACAAGAGAAAAGAGCCCGAGCAAAAGGCAGTTTCAATATTAATCTGACCAAGGTTTTGTGCAGTTTATTATCATCCAGGTAATCAGGTGCAACCCGGTCTGCCTAACAGCCCCCGTATCCCTGctgtgtgttttcatttaataaatattttgttctacttactatgtgctagattTTCTGGAGACCacaaaataaatgagatagaATCTTTATGTTGATAGCTAAGTTGGATTTAACATaactgacaaaaattaaaatttctgatttcttgtaaaaatattttgtgcatgTGAATGCATACTGAATATAAAGTGGTTAACAAAAAATCACACTTGCACTCATGGAAGGCTTTTCAtgaatttgtcaatttctttttttcaatatttcccCACTTCTCTGGATAATGCATATCTGAACCTGGAAACTGATTCCCACTGCAGAAAAGTGTTCTGAGCCATGTCCCTTAGCTTCACTGGTGCAGGTCCACCCGGGAGGATGGCCCAGCATCAGCTTGGCCCATGCTGTGATCAGCCACCTCCATGCACCACACCAAGCAAGCTCCCTGGGTGATTCAGTCTCCACCACCAGGGCACTGACCTTTATTCTGTGTTCTCCTAGCTCCTCATGAGGACGCTGTACACGACATCGCTAATGAGGACACTGTATACGACATTGCTAATGAGGACGCTGTACAAGACATCACTAATGACGCTGTATACGACATTGCTAATGAGGACGCTGGATATGACATTGCTAATGAGGACGCTGTACAAGACATCACTAATGAGAACACTGTATATGACATCGCTAATGAGGACACTGTATATGACATCGCTAATGAGGACACTGTACAAGACATCACTAATGACGCTGTATATGACATCGCTAATGAGGACGCTGAATACGACATTGCTAATGAGGACGCTGTACAAGACATCGCTAATGAGGACGCTGAATACGACATTGCTAATGAGGACGCTGTACAAGACATCACTAATGAGGACACTGTATATGACATCGCTAATGAGGACACTGTATATGACATCGCTAATGAGGACGCTGTACAAGACATCACTAATGAGGATTCTGTATATGACATTGCTAGTGAGGACACTGAATACGACATCGCTAATGAGGACAAGGTACAAGACATCGCTAATGAGGATGCTGTATATGACATTACTAATGAGGACACTGAATACGACATCGCTAATAAGGACAATGTACAAGACATCGCTAATGAGGATGCTGTACAAGACATCACTAATGAGGACACTATATATGACATCGCTAATGAGGACACTGAATACGACATCGCTAATGAGGACACTGTACAAGACATCACTAATGAGGACATTGTATATGACATCGTTAATGAGGACACTGCATAAGACACCACTAATGAGAACGCTGTATGCAACATCGCTAATGAGGACACTGTATATGACATCGCTAATATTGACACTGTATATGACATCGATAATGAGGACGCTGTACAAGACATCACTAATGAGGACACCGTATACGACATTGCTAATGAGGATGCTGTATATGACATCGTTAATGAGGACGCTGTATATGACATCGCTAATGAGGACACTGTACAAGACATCACTAATGAGGACACTGTAAATGACATCGCCAATGAGGACACTGTATACAACATTGCTAATGAGGACACTGTACAAGACATCACTAATGAGCTGTATATGACATCGCTAATGAGGATGCTGAATACAACACTGCTAATGAGGACGCTGTACAAGACATCGCTAATGAGGACACTGTATATGACATCGCTAATGAGGACACTGAATATGACATCGCTAATGAGGACACTGTATACAACATCTCTAATGAGGACACTGTATATGACATTGCTAATGAGGACACTGAATACGACATCACTAATGAGGACAATGTGCAAGACATCGCTAATGAGGATGCTGTACGAGACATTGCTAATGAGGACACCATATATGACATTGCTAATGAGGACACTGTATAAGACATCACTAATGAGAACGCTGTATGCAACATCTCTAATGAGGACACTGTATATGACATCGCTAATACGGACGCTGTATATGACATCGATAATGAGGACGCTAAACAAGACATCACTAATGAGGACACCGTATACAACATCGCTAATGTGGACGCTGTATATGACATCGCTAATGAGGACACTGTCCAAGACTATCACTAATGAGGACACTGTATACGACATTGCTAATGAGGATGCTGTATACGAGGTCGCTAATGAGGACGCTGTATATGACATTGCTAATGAGGACGCTGTATACAACATTAATGAGGACACTGTATATGACATCGCTAATGAGGACACTGTATACGAGATTGCTAATGAGGACGCTGTACAAGACATCACTAATGAGGACGCTGTATACAACGTCGCTAATGAGGATGCTGTGTATGACATTGTTAATGAGGACGCTGTATACGACATCGCTAATGAGGACACTGTATACAACATTGCTAATGAGGACTCTGTACAAGACATTGCTAATGAGGACGCTGTATGTGACATCGCTAATGAAGATGCTGCATACAACATCGCTAACTGAGGACACTGTACAAGACATCGCTAATGGGGACACTGCATATGACATCGCTAATGAGGACGTTGTATATGACATCGCTAATGAGGACACTGTATAAGACATCACTAATGAGAACACTGTGCAACATCGCTAATGAGGATGCTGTATACGAGGTCGCTAATGAGGACGCTGTATATGACGTTGCTAATGAGGACGCTGTATATGACATCATTAATGAGGACACTGTATACGACATTGCTAATGAGGACGCTGTACAAGACATCGCTAATGAGGACACTGTATGCAACATCACTAATGAGGACACTGTATATGACATCGCTAATGCGAACGCTGTATATGACATCGTTAATGAGGACACTGTATACGACATCGCTAATATGGACGCTGTATATGACATCGCTAATGAGGATGCTGTACAAGACATCACTAATGAGGACACTGTATACGACGTTGCTAATGAGGATGCTGTATACGACATCGCTAATGAGGACGCTGTATATGACATCGCTAATGAGGACGCTGTATACGAGGTCGCTAATGAGGACGCTGTACAAGACATCACTAATGAGGACACTGTATACGACATCGCTAATGAGGACGCTGTATACGAGGTCGCTAATGAGGACGCTGTATATGACATCGCTAATGAGGATGCTGTATACGACGTTGCTAATGAGGACACTGTATACAACATCGCTAATGAGGACACTGTATACGACATCGCTAATGAGGACACTGTATGCGACATTGCTAATGAGGACGCTGTACAAGACATCGCTAATGAAGATGCTGTATACGACGTCGCTAATGAGGGCACTGTACAAGACATCGCTAATAAGGACACTGTATACGACATTGCTAACGAGGACACTGTATACAACATTGCTAATGAGGACTCTGTACAAGACATTGCTAATGAGGCCTCTGTACAAGACATCGCTAATGAGGACGCTGTATACGATGTCGCTAATGAGGACGTTGTATACAACATCGCTAATGAGGATGCTGTATACGACATCACTAATGAGGAGACTGTATACGACATCGCTAATGAGGATGCTGTGTATGACATCGCTAATGAGGATGCTGCATACGACATCGCTAATGAGGATGCTGTACAAGACATCGCTAATGAGGGTGCTGTATGTGACATCGCTAATGAGGACGCTGTATACGACATTGCTAATGAGGACACTGTACAAGACATCTGTAAAAAAGAAGATGCTGCCAAGGTAAGACATTTTTCTTCGTCTTGAACCGAAATGTTACTTTCCTGGCTTCTTTCCAATCAGATGTAGACACGAACATCTGCCAATGTGCATTATTGATGTCATCTGCAATTTAATCAAATGTAGACATGAACATCTGCCAACATGGGTTATTTATGACATCCGCAATTCCCTTGGTGTGATGCTATTGATTGGCAGCCTCTCATCAACCTATGCCGGGCACACTGGGGCGTGGTAGATGGCAGCATCCACGATCCACTGCAATGCAGAGGAGTTTCCCTCCACAGCAGTTTTCCCTCGTGGATTAAGAGTTGTGAAACTGCCAATCTAGATACACTTTAAAGATAAATTCTGTGGGAAAAGGTCTTGTCTTTTTCATAGGTGTCCTCAGTACTAGTTTTGGGAGACTTCGACCTTTGACTCAGTCACTATACCCCTTCTTATTTTCTCCAGTTGTTGAGAGAATATCAGATCTGTGTGACGTGTATAGGCATCATTTCACCCTCCtaatgtttccttttctataaCTGCAGGAGCCATTGACATTGAAGAATGGTACGTACCCTGAAATAACTCACTTCCTGAGGGAAAAATGCTGTCTCTAGGGTACAGAAACCTGATTCTGGGCTCCTTTTGGGAAGGAGGATTTGGGGTCTGATGAGAGCAAATGATTTTGCAAGTATAAAACAATGTTCAGAGAGGCTGTAGGGATACCTGTGAGCCCAGAGGAAACACCAGGGGATCCTGTGCGAAGCACCGGGGCTTCAGCTGGGGTAGGAGGAGTGGGTGGGCCTCTCTCTAATGACTTATCCTGATGTTTGTGTTTCTAAAGATTCGATTATGGAGAGCATATCTGATGATGAGGATTTTGCAGGTAGGTAACTACTTTCCATGTAAGATTCAATGGGAGAGAGTTCCCAGGGGCCTTCAGGGTATCCATGctgtttgggaggttgagggagggggcatgaaatcaaaaagaaaaaggaaatatgtgtcAAATTGGATTTGGTCTTTTCCAAGTTTCTTGCCATAATGTAAGAACTGTCTGGGCTGTGAGGGTGCTGTGTGATTTAAAGGTGATCTTTCCCCAAACACCTGGCCTTTTCTCTTCTGACCCTGCCAAACATCAACCCAAAGGGAAACTTCCTTTCTAATCTTTTACGATATTTAGACGTTGGACTAGTCAGCATCCCTTGGGATTGTGCAGAAGAGGTTTGGGGTTGCATCAAGTGTCACCTGTGGCGAACAGAATCTGAGGACACAGCTCCCTCACAGGCACTTACTTGAACCTGGAGACAAAGTTCTCCTGGTGTGTGCCCAGGGGTGCAGGAGAAATTGATGGTCGTCCTCTGAACTTTTAGGACTTTAAAAAGCAGTCATGTTTCCATCCTCACTGTTGACTCCTGGCTTAAAGGGAGCTCCTAGGGTGAATGAGGAGGCGGGATCGGACCCTGGCAGTCTGATGGCAACACCTGTGTTCCTCTGCGCTGGGCCATGGATGACATTACACACCTTGGTGAGAATCAGGAATTGAGGCTAACCACATCTGGAATTGAGATGGGCCTTGAGTCATATAAATAGGTTGGGAAAGATGCATTTTACTACCCTATTGAAAGAAACCATTTATTTCTCACTCCAGCAGGATAAATGGTTTTCAGTATCCACTTAACTGCTCATTGACTCTTATTGTAGATCAGGAGATG
This window of the Rhinopithecus roxellana isolate Shanxi Qingling chromosome 13, ASM756505v1, whole genome shotgun sequence genome carries:
- the LOC104676308 gene encoding LOW QUALITY PROTEIN: uncharacterized protein LOC104676308 (The sequence of the model RefSeq protein was modified relative to this genomic sequence to represent the inferred CDS: deleted 1 base in 1 codon; substituted 1 base at 1 genomic stop codon), with product MGICTLALTDTLSMPLSASEKHRGNLKLPGGMKASHLDWRATAGGAFMRNILADGEGRAEGRRFLCRLHILQKLASSTCESASARIRLPPRPTSGVREERKRLRGRRAPPSAWVRVTSGSTFSEVLRRYTAYTIQRRRHHGFWVKKKTYPQEDDFHHTVFSNLERLDELWPSLETSEESPAHKEGGDGERPVDMRVVQAAPLGCDSTPHEDAVHDIANEDTVYDIANEDAVQDIANEDAEYDIANEDAVQDIANEDAEYDIANEDAVQDITNEDTVYDIANEDTVYDIANEDAVQDITNEDSVYDIASEDTEYDIANEDKVQDIANEDAVYDITNEDTEYDIANKDNVQDIANEDAVQDITNEDTIYDIANEDTEYDIANEDTVQDTIMRTLYKTSLMRTPYTTLLMRMLYMTSLMRTLYMTSLMRTLYKTSLMRTLXMTSPMRTLYTTLLMRTLYKTSLMSYIANEDTVYDIANEDTEYDIANEDTVYNISNEDTVYDIANEDTEYDITNEDNVQDIANEDAVRDIANEDTIYDIANEDTTITNEDTVYDIANEDAVYEVANEDAVYDIANETLYTTLMRTLYMTSLMRTLYTRLLMRTLYKTSLMRTLYTTSLMRMLCMTLLMRTLYTTSLMRTLYTTLLMRTLYKTLLMRTLYVTSLMKMLHTTSLTEDTVQDIANGDTAYDIANEDVVYDIANEDTV